From Odontesthes bonariensis isolate fOdoBon6 chromosome 21, fOdoBon6.hap1, whole genome shotgun sequence, a single genomic window includes:
- the moto gene encoding uncharacterized protein moto — protein sequence MAFDGHQSTFANSLFQTYQRQTGINVGGINGGGVPVPFVSVPGASHQEQDNASCIPWSHITQDDPYELIRCTQTTNKSSKPTDNVDCEGEADLQGLVSNILDEAETQDSYHSESLPTCNPIWSPKTLREELLQYFHSEAKTLHNPSFPSNHLSHETFSKAQQQSVDKEVEELSHQSGGLATKQWLFNLPDGDSHSFRPQKLPPGLSVPNTVKTNPYQMQQSKYVSMLAYNDRGNDQPMNNFPELIDIFRPQNETQKCLDALYEDHYIQSNVNSVCNEQYFPEDMNQLIKSSQSFMAYEHDKICNGEFPNIYKQTAGIHKEDCVNEQWKSPAMSTQSALAMQVPKQLLGDLGAVQRGRNGGVKKQTFKLDAFQGLPDFNPHHTEIFQQPKAFSAPVNLPNHHLNRMTMNRENINLSMNQYSKLCMQQSQMNKKLKPQLQKEKKRMHVSGFLEGISRRQRPNTHMTEAEKQPFSQNPYFNFQGNVQSQFRDRESCMVTAGNIQQFTPFMYPVNDLKRHSGMPINSNFSSRSTLSHGNGVPGMDMNGRVSANEAAALSSYVSDMRAHRGETMFHGMVPALTPPLMMTQGGPVIQLYYLDECYEERRCLEKERKKAEIVLRKTFSGRRTTAVTSTNLPKTPPNPTRIDLLVVNHMREQAKVSSLLVRMKCLCGSPLHINIQTALKSHHMAVCITQARCKDGANTTKHQQQGLHFTEDRDTLLMTMALKDLAAATRRLCSALWCALQMTLPKPPKMEDHHDYEEATCTERCSSSFQGYSVRS from the exons ATGGCCTTCGACGGGCATCAGAGTACATTTGCAAATTCACTTTTTCAGACATACCAGCGTCAG acAGGTATTAATGTGGGTGGTATAAACGGAGGAGGCGTGCCAGTGCCTTTTGTTTCCGTCCCAGGTGCCTCACATCAGGAGCAGGACAATGCATCCTGCATTCCCTGGTCTCACATTACTCAGGACGATCCCTATGAACTTATTAGATGCACCCAGACCACCAATAAAAGCAG CAAACCAACTGATAATGTTGACTGTGAGGGCGAGGCAGATCTTCAGGGTCTGGTTTCAAATATTTTGGATGAAGCAGAGACACAGGATAGCTACCACAGTGAGAG cctTCCTACATGCAATCCCATCTGGTCTCCAAAGACACTGAGAGAAGAACTCCTACAGTATTTTCATTCAGAGGCAAAAACACTCCATAACCCTTCATTTCCTTCGAACCATCTGTCCCATGAGACTTTCAGCAAAGCACAGCAACAGTCAGTGGATAAAGAAGTTGAAGAGCTGAGTCATCAGTCCGGTGGCCTTGCTACCAAACAATGGCTATTTAATTTGCCTGATGGAGACAGTCATTCCTTTCGACCTCAGAAACTGCCACCGGGTCTATCAGTGCCCAACACAGTAAAAACCAACCCATATCAAATGCAACAGAGTAAATATGTCAGCATGTTGGCTTATAATGACAGAGGGAATGATCAGCCAATGAACAATTTTCCTGAGCTCATTGACATCTTTAGACCCCAAAATGAAACCCAAAAATGCTTAGATGCTTTGTATGAAGATCACTACATCCAAAGCAATGTAAATTCAGTTTGTAACGAGCAGTATTTTCCAGAGGACATGAACCAATTGATCAAGAGTTCTCAGTCATTTATGGCTTATGAGCATGATAAGATTTGTAATGGAGAGTTTCCAAACATATACAAGCAGACAGCCGGCATACACAAAGAAGACTGTGTGAATGAACAATGGAAAAGTCCTGCAATGTCAACACAAAGTGCACTTGCAATGCAAGTCCCAAAACAGCTGTTGGGAGACCTGGGGGCAGTGCAGAGGGGAAGAAATGGAGGAGTGAAGAAACAAACATTCAAACTTGATGCCTTTCAAGGTCTTCCTGATTTCAACCCGCACCACACAGAAATCTTTCAGCAACCAAAGGCATTCTCTGCACCTGTGAACCTCCCAAACCATCACCTAAACAGGATGACAATGAACAGAGAGAACATCAATCTAAGCATGAACCAGTATTCAAAGCTCTGCATGCAACAGAGCCAGATGAATAAAAAGCTCAAGCCACAgctgcagaaagaaaaaaagaggatgcATGTGTCAGGATTTCTGGAAGGGATCTCCAGGAGGCAGCGACCCAACACTCATATGACAGAGGCGGAGAAACAGCCCTTCTCACAAAATCCATACTTTAATTTCCAGGGGAATGTCCAGTCTCAGTTCCGTGATAGAGAAAGCTGCATGGTCACTGCAGGCAATATACAGCAGTTCACGCCTTTCATGTATCCTGTAAATGACCTCAAGAGGCACTCCGGCATGCCCATTAACTCGAACTTCAGCTCTAGATCCACACTGTCCCATGGAAATGGTGTTCCTGGTATGGATATGAATGGTAGGGTGTCAGCTAATGAGGCTGCAGCTCTCAGCTCTTATGTCAGTGACATGAGGGCCCACAGAGGAGAGACCATGTTTCATGGCATGGTCCCAGCCCTGACACCACCACTTATGATGACTCAAGGAGGACCTGTGATCCAGCTTTACTACCTGGATGAGTGCTACGAAGAGCGGAGGTGTTTggagaaggagagaaagaag GCTGAGATCGTCCTTAGAAAGACATTTTCCGGGAGAAGGACCACTGCAGTGACCAGCACTAATCTACCCAAAACTCCACCAAACCCTACAAGAATTGACCTCCTTGTTGTCAATCACATGAGAGAACAAGCAAAG GTGTCGAGCCTTCTGGTTAGAATGAAGTGTCTGTGTGGCTCACCTCTACACATCAACATCCAAACAGCGCTGAAAAGCCATCATATGGCTGTTTGCATCACTCAGGCAAGATGCAAGGACGGTGCGAACACGACCAAACACCAGCAGCAGGGACTTCATTTCACAGAGGACAGAG ATACCTTGTTGATGACGATGGCACTGAAAGACCTGGCTGCCGCCACCAGGAGGCTCTGCTCGGCTCTGTGGTGTGCCCTCCAGATGACACTGCCAAAACCTCCCAAGATGGAAGACCACCATGATTACGAGGAAGCCACATGCACGGAGAGGTGCTCCTCCTCGTTTCAGGGTTACTCTGTTCGGTCATAA